In one Sporomusa sphaeroides DSM 2875 genomic region, the following are encoded:
- the ilvN gene encoding acetolactate synthase small subunit, with product MKYTLAVLVENRPGVLTHIAGLISRRAFNIESIAAGYTEEPDTTRITISVEAENEVELEQVVNQLSKLVDVIKIVNLTYVESIERELALIKVKASKTNRSDLVNVVEIFRAKIIDINRETMAIELTGEESKIDAFCEVLLDFGIIEIVRTGKIALSRGPVPAKEM from the coding sequence ATGAAATATACTTTGGCTGTATTAGTTGAAAATAGGCCGGGTGTTCTGACCCATATAGCCGGCCTGATTAGCCGGCGGGCATTTAATATTGAAAGTATTGCCGCCGGTTACACCGAGGAGCCGGATACAACCCGGATTACGATTAGTGTGGAAGCGGAAAATGAGGTCGAGCTGGAGCAGGTAGTCAATCAACTGTCAAAACTGGTGGATGTTATCAAAATTGTCAACCTTACCTATGTTGAGTCCATTGAGCGGGAATTGGCGCTTATTAAGGTAAAAGCCAGCAAAACCAACCGTTCTGATTTAGTCAATGTCGTAGAAATCTTCCGGGCCAAGATTATTGATATCAACCGGGAAACAATGGCGATCGAGCTTACCGGTGAAGAAAGCAAAATCGACGCTTTTTGCGAGGTGCTGCTGGACTTCGGTATCATTGAGATTGTCAGAACCGGTAAAATCGCACTTTCACGGGGACCGGTTCCGGCAAAAGAAATGTAG